The Candidatus Omnitrophota bacterium genome segment TTGCCCAAAAAGAAGGCTTGTCCGGGCTAGAATTTCTTGCTGGAATTCCCGGGACATTAGGCGGGGCTCTTGCAGGTAATGCCGGAGCTTGGGGTAACTCGATTGGAGATTTAGTTAAACAAGTATATGTTTTGGATTATAGCGGTAGGCCCAGGCTAACTAACTGTAAGGAATTAAAGTTTTCCTATCGCAAATCAAAGCTGGATAAATATATTATTATTTCTGCTGTGCTTAGGTTGCAAGCTTTAGATAAGAATTCGATTACGCAGAAAATAAGAGAATACCTTTTAAGGCGAAATAAGTCTCAGAATGATACTTTTCCTAATGCAGGTTGTGTTTTTAAAAACCCCGGTAAGAATTCAGCAGGTTTTCTTATTGATAACTGTGGATTAAAAGGGGAAACATTGGGAGGGGCTGCTGTTTCTAGGAGGCATGCGAATTTTATTTTAAATTCCAATAATGCAAAAAGCAGCGATGTTTTAGCCCTGATGGCTTTAATTAAAAGTAAAGTAAAATCAAGGTTTAAGATTAATCTTGAACCTGAAATAAAAATATGGAAATAAAAGATTTTGGCAGGGTGGGGGTATTAATGGGGGGTCCTTCCTCAGAAAGAGAAATCTCTTTTAAAAGCGGCCATGCGGTATTAGGTGCTCTTTTAGAGTCAGGAATAGAGGCTATAGGAATTAATATAGTTTCTGAAAGTGAAGAAGAAAATGTCAGATTACTTAAAGGGTATAATTTAACCGGGGCCTTTATTGCTTTACATGGACGTTTCGGAGAGGACGGAGCAATCCAGGAGATTTTGGAAAAAATAAATTTGCCTTATACTGCTTCAGGGGTTTCCGCTAGCCGGCTGGCAATGGATAAGATTAGTTCATTAGAGGTATTAAAAGCAGGAGGGTTATCTGTTCCTAGATCTTGGTTTATCGAGAAGGCAACTTACCAAAGAAAAAAGATTTTTGATAATGATTTGGGATTACCTTTGGTAGTAAAGCCGGCTAATCATGGTTCAAGCATTGGGCTTTCACTTGTTGAGTTTAAGGAGGAGCTGCCTGCAGCTATTCAGATGGCTTTTAAGTTTGATGAACGCATAATTATTGAGGAGTATATATATGGAAGAGAGCTCACTGTTGGGATTCTGGGGCAGGAGGTTTTGCCTGTGATCGAAATTATCCCAAAAAGTAAATTTTTTGATTTTCAGGCCAAGTATCAATCACGATTAACCCAGTATATTATTCCTGCTGATTTAAAGGAGGGTACTTCTAAAATGGTTCGGCAAACTGCTTTAGAAGCGCATCGGATTTTGGGTTGTTCCGGTTGTTCGCGTACAGATATCATGTTAAGTAAAGATGGCTTGGCGTATGTTTTGGAGGTAAATACCATACCCGGTATGACATCTACTAGTCTTTTGCCTAAGGCAGCCAATGTTGTTGGTATTAATTTTAATCAACTTTGTATTAAATTATTGGAATTAGCTTATGAGAAAGCAAAAATTTAATTTACCAGTAAGGATTGTTTTCGTTTTGGCGATAATTTTACTTGCCATCTCTTTTGTAATAGGATATATTTGGAAAGCATTAACTACTTCGGAATTTTTTTCCGTTAAACAAATTATCGTTAGGAATTCCGATATTTCATTTAATTATTTAAAAGGTAGGAATATTTTTAGTTTAGATTTATTTGGCCAATCCCGGAAAGTTTCTCTAGGGTATCCGGATTGCCGCAAAGTTAGGTTAACCCGGGTATTTCCTAATTGCATATTTGTTGATTTTCTAAAGCGCCAGCCAGTTGCTTTAGTTAAATTTTATAAAAATTTTGTGATTGATGACCAGGGATTTTTATTTTATCCGGAGTTAACTGTTGAAGAAGCGCAACTACCGGTAATTTACGGTTTAGAGACAAAAATATTTGCTCCGAAAGCAGGAGTAAAGTATAATCGGCCTGAGGTTGAGCTTGCTTTAACTATTCTTAAGGAATTTAAAGTCAATAAGGGCTTTACAGGTTTTACATTAAAGAAAATTGATGTGTCGAATTTGCAAAGCGCCGGGTTTTTTCTTCTTTTGCCCAAACGGGCTGCTGATTATACAAACCCAAATCCTGTGACAGAGTGGATGGGTTTTGAAGTGCGTATAGGTGAAGCCAATATCAGAGAAAAAATGATGATTTTGGGTGGATTGATTATGCAGGCACGTAAGGAATGGCCAGATATTAAATATATAGACTTAAGGTTTAAGGAGCCGATAATTAAGTTAAACAATAAGCCTTGATTTAGAAGCCTCATTGTTTAAGAAACGCTAACTTAAGGATAACTGTGTTAAATAATAATTATATTTGCGCAATTGATATAGGTTCAAATAAAATTTCTGCAGCTGTTGGGCGGGTAAAGAAAAACCGGATAGAGGAGATCTTTTTTGATTCTGCGCCATCGGTCGGCGTAAAAGAAGGGGTAATTGTCGATGCCACGCAATTGGTTATTTGCCTGACTAAGATTATCAAGAGTTTGAGAGCTAAATCTGGGTTAAAAATAAAATTTATTCATACTAATTTTTCCGGTAAAGATATTTCAACTAAACATAGCCATGCAATTATTCCTCTTGCCGAGCGCGGCAACAAGGTGATTACTTCAACTGATATAACTAGCGCCAATGAGCAGGCGCGTATTCTTGGATCAAGTTTGGAAGAGGAGATTATCCATGTAATTCCATCCAGCTATTCTATTGATTCTAAAAGTAATGTTATTAATCCTATCGGTTTATACAGCCATCGGTTGGAGGTGGATTTATACCTGGTTTGCGCCAGGCTTTCTTCCTTACAGAGTTTAAGCCGGGTTATCAACCAGTGTGGATGCGAGATCAGAAGCCTTTCTTTTTCGGGGCTGGTTACTAGTAAAGCAGTGTTTGGCAGTAAAGAAAAAAAAGGGTTGAGCATATTTTGTGATGTAGGTAGCGATATTACGGAGCTGCTTATTTTTAAAGACGGCCTCCTGCAGGATATTCAGATTTTACCTTTAGGCGGCAATAGCATGACACAACAACTCTGTGAAGGTTTAAAAATCAATTTTGAATTGGGCGAAGATATCAAACGCTCTTATGGGATTATCGGAGATGCAGGTAGCATACCGGAAAATAAAGAAATTTTAGTCAAAAGGGATGAATTTTATAAGCCGATTAAGCAGCGTGATGTAGCGCAGATGACCACTAACTCCGGCCGCTTAATATGTTCGCAGATTAAGGAGGTTGTAGAGAGAAAAGTGGCATTGCATGAAATAGATCATTTTATTATGGCTGGTAAAACGCTGTTGACTGATGGATTCATTGAGATGATGGAAAGCCTGATGGGTATTCCGGTTGCAATCGGCAGGATCAATAATCCGGAAATTATTCCTCTATCAAAAGAGAATAGTGAGTTATCCGGACAGAAGTACTTGACTTATCTGACTTGTCTTGGGATGATTTGTGAGGATTTAGAGAATAAGACTGTAGGTAATTTGACCTTAGTAAAGCCTGCCAGAAATCTGCTTTTTAAAACAATAAACCGTTTTAAAGAAGTTTATCAGGAGTATTTTTAAAATCTAAGGAAAAACAGGGGACCGTTTCTATTTTTTTATTATTTTTAATTAACAAAAAATAGAAACGGTCCCTGGATTTTCTCAGGTTATTGTGTATAATATGTTAACTAATCTATGATTAAAGATAATATAGAGACAGTCAGGCGTAAGATTAAAGAGGTTTGTGTAAGGATTGGGACTGATCCTGAAAAAATTACGATAGTCTGTGTAACCAAAGGTAGGCCGGTTTCACAGATTCAAGAAGCAGCTAGGCTGGGTTTTAAAGATATCGGTGAGAACAGAGTACAGGAGGCGCTTCAAAAATATGAAGAAATTCCTGGAGTAAAGTGGCATATGATCGGCCACTTGCAGTCAAATAAAGTAAAAGAAGCTTTAAAAGTATTTGATCTTATTCATTCTGTTGATAGTGTCAGTTTAGCGCAAGAAATTAATAAGCAAGCTCTTAAAATAAATAAAATCCAGGATATTCTTTTAGAGGTTAAAACTTCTCCGGAGTCTGCAAAATTTGGATTTTCTCCTCAGGATTTAACTAGTGCCTGCGCAGAAATAAAAGAACTGGAGAATGTAAAGATTAAAGGATTGATGACTATTGCTCCTGTTGTGGAAAACAGCCAGCAGGCGCGGCCATTTTTTTCAGAACTTAAACGATTACGTGATAAATTAAATCCTGATTGGTTGCTTTCTATGGGGATGTCCGATGATTTTGAGGTGGCCATTGAAGAAGGAGCTAATATTATAAGGTTGGGTAGGGCGATATCCCAAGACAATGTTTAATTTCTTAAGAAAAAAAATCGGTATAATCGGTTTCGGCAATATGGGTAGTGCAATTGCTGAAGGCATAAAAAATAAGTATGCTGTTTGTGTTTTTGATAAAGATAAAAATAAAATTAATGCTTTAAAAAATATAACTGTCGTCAATAATCCTGTTGAGTTAGTTAAGCAATGTGAGGTTATTATTTTGGGAGTCAAGCCGCAGGATTTTGATGGGTTGTTTAATGAAATTAAATTTTTTGTGGAGAATAAGTTAATTATTAGTATTGCTGCAGGTATTACTACAGGTTACATCGAAAAAGTTTTAGGTAAAGTTGCGGTGGTCAGGGTAATGCCAAATCTAGCAGTTAAAGTTAGAAAGAGTACTACTGCTATTTGTAAAGGTTGGCTTGCCACTGATAAGGATATGCAGTTTGTTTTTAAACTTTTTAAGTATTTAGGAATCGTTTTTATTTTCCCTGAAGATATGATGGATGCTGTTACGGCCATTGCCGGAAGCGGTCCCGGATTTTGGTGTGATTTAGTTCAGGGTAAGCCAAAGGAAGAATGGAAAAATTTTAGTTTGGAGCATTTTATTCAGGAATTTTCTTTGGCTGCCGAAGAAGTTGGATTTAATAAAGAGGATGCTAAAAAAATTGTTACATCAACTACTATGGGTACTTTAGCTACGGTGGAAGCATTAGGCATAACTCCGGCAGAACTAAGGGATAAAATTACCTCAAAAAGCGGGACTACACAGGCTGGTTTAGAGGCTTTACATAATAGCGGATCATTGGTAGAAGCAGCAAAAGCTGCAGTTTTACGTTCAAAAGAATTATCCAAAAAGGAGTAAAGTATGTCGCGTATCGGGATTATCGGAGGAAGCGGGTTATATAGCCTTGAAGGATTAACTCATAAAAAGGATGTGGTATTAGATACCCCTTTTGGCAAGCCTTCTGAAAAATTATCTATCGGAGAATTGTACGGAAAAGAAATTGTATTTTTACCGCGCCATGGGATAGGGCACCGTATATCTCCAAGTGAGATAAATTATCGCGCCAACATCTTTGCGATGAAAAAATTGGGAGTCGATAGGGTTATTTCTGTAACCGCATGCGGCAGCTTAAATGAGGATATGCACCCGCTTGATTTTGTGGTAGTGGACCAGTATGTTGACCGTACAAATCAGGCAAGGAAAGCGACATTTTTTGACAAAGGTATTGTCGCGCACATTTCTTTTTCGCATCCGGTATGCCTACAGCTCAGCGGCATTCTTTTTGACGCCGGATATACGGCAAGTAAAGACCTGCGTATCAAGATGCATAAGGGCGGTACCTATATTAATATGGAGGGGCCGCAATTTTCGACTCTTGCTGAATCTAATCTTTACCGTAGCTGGGGAATGGATGTAATTGGGATGACTAATATGCCCGAGGCCAAGCTCTGCCGTGAAGCGGAAATTTGTTATGCCACCTTGGCATGTATTACCGATTTTGATTGTTGGCATCCCGATTTTGAAAAGATAACCGTGGAGATGGTAATTAACAACCTGCATAAAAATATCAATAATGCCAAGAAGATCTTGCACGGCCTGATAAAAAATCTTCCCGATAAAAGAGATTGCGGCTGCGCTCATGCGCTGAAAAATGCGATTATTACGGACAGGAAACTGATTTCGGCAAAAGTAAAAAAAGATTTAGAGATAATTATCGGTAAATATATAAAATGAAGCCCGACAATTCCGGATATAAAGATACATTAAATTTACCAAAAACGGATTTTCCGATGAAAGCGGATCTTCCTAAGAGGGAACCGCTTAGGCTGGAAAATTGGTATAAGACGAATCTTTACGGGCTTATTCGTAAAAAACCAGCAGAAAAAGGGAAATATGTTATTCATGACGGCCCGCCTTATGCCAATGGAGATATACACATTGGCCATGCGTTAAATAAAATATTAAAAGATATAGTTATAAAATATAAAACCATGCAGGGGTATGACTGCCCCTATGTCCCTGGTTGGGATTGTCATGGTTTGCCAATTGAACACCAGCTATTCAAAGAATTAAAAATAGCTAAGCATCAAATTTCACAGCTTGAGTTTAGAAAAAAAGCTTATGATTATGCTATGAGGTATGTGGTTAATCAGAAGGAGCAATTTAAGCGCCTGGGGGTGTTTGGTGATTGGGAAAATCCTTATTTAACCTTAAGCCATGAATATGAAGAAGCAATCATTAGGTCTTTTAACGATTTGTATAACCAAGGATTCATTCAGCGGGGGCTTAAGCCTGTCAACTGGTGTTTTAAATGTGAAACTGCCTTGGCTGAAGCAGAGGTGGAATATGAAGACCACGCATCTCCTTCGGTATTTGTAAAATTCAAAATAAAAGATGGAGAAGATTTCTTAAAAGACAGCTGTCTTGCAATTTGGACTACTACCCCATGGACTTTAATCGCCAATGTTGCCGCAGCTGTGCATCCTGAATTTAATTATTCTTGTATAAAGACAAATAAGGGTAATTTAATCATTGCTGATGCGCGCTTGTCTATATTAGAGCAGATGGGTATTGATAGATATGAAGTAATAAAGCAGTTAAAAGGCAAGGATCTGGAAGGTATTATTTATGATCATCCATTTGGACTGCGTTCGGGGAAGGTTGTCTTGGCGGA includes the following:
- the murB gene encoding UDP-N-acetylmuramate dehydrogenase, translated to MFWPKDLNKKIKTKIKLANLTSFKIGGPAKFFFEPTNLENLQRVIILAKSAGVRIFILGSGSNLLVSDSGLDGIVIRLTAKDFKGIYTKGTCIIAGAGLKLSQLILFAQKEGLSGLEFLAGIPGTLGGALAGNAGAWGNSIGDLVKQVYVLDYSGRPRLTNCKELKFSYRKSKLDKYIIISAVLRLQALDKNSITQKIREYLLRRNKSQNDTFPNAGCVFKNPGKNSAGFLIDNCGLKGETLGGAAVSRRHANFILNSNNAKSSDVLALMALIKSKVKSRFKINLEPEIKIWK
- a CDS encoding D-alanine--D-alanine ligase; this encodes MEIKDFGRVGVLMGGPSSEREISFKSGHAVLGALLESGIEAIGINIVSESEEENVRLLKGYNLTGAFIALHGRFGEDGAIQEILEKINLPYTASGVSASRLAMDKISSLEVLKAGGLSVPRSWFIEKATYQRKKIFDNDLGLPLVVKPANHGSSIGLSLVEFKEELPAAIQMAFKFDERIIIEEYIYGRELTVGILGQEVLPVIEIIPKSKFFDFQAKYQSRLTQYIIPADLKEGTSKMVRQTALEAHRILGCSGCSRTDIMLSKDGLAYVLEVNTIPGMTSTSLLPKAANVVGINFNQLCIKLLELAYEKAKI
- a CDS encoding cell division protein FtsQ/DivIB — protein: MRKQKFNLPVRIVFVLAIILLAISFVIGYIWKALTTSEFFSVKQIIVRNSDISFNYLKGRNIFSLDLFGQSRKVSLGYPDCRKVRLTRVFPNCIFVDFLKRQPVALVKFYKNFVIDDQGFLFYPELTVEEAQLPVIYGLETKIFAPKAGVKYNRPEVELALTILKEFKVNKGFTGFTLKKIDVSNLQSAGFFLLLPKRAADYTNPNPVTEWMGFEVRIGEANIREKMMILGGLIMQARKEWPDIKYIDLRFKEPIIKLNNKP
- the ftsA gene encoding cell division protein FtsA translates to MLNNNYICAIDIGSNKISAAVGRVKKNRIEEIFFDSAPSVGVKEGVIVDATQLVICLTKIIKSLRAKSGLKIKFIHTNFSGKDISTKHSHAIIPLAERGNKVITSTDITSANEQARILGSSLEEEIIHVIPSSYSIDSKSNVINPIGLYSHRLEVDLYLVCARLSSLQSLSRVINQCGCEIRSLSFSGLVTSKAVFGSKEKKGLSIFCDVGSDITELLIFKDGLLQDIQILPLGGNSMTQQLCEGLKINFELGEDIKRSYGIIGDAGSIPENKEILVKRDEFYKPIKQRDVAQMTTNSGRLICSQIKEVVERKVALHEIDHFIMAGKTLLTDGFIEMMESLMGIPVAIGRINNPEIIPLSKENSELSGQKYLTYLTCLGMICEDLENKTVGNLTLVKPARNLLFKTINRFKEVYQEYF
- a CDS encoding YggS family pyridoxal phosphate-dependent enzyme, whose translation is MIKDNIETVRRKIKEVCVRIGTDPEKITIVCVTKGRPVSQIQEAARLGFKDIGENRVQEALQKYEEIPGVKWHMIGHLQSNKVKEALKVFDLIHSVDSVSLAQEINKQALKINKIQDILLEVKTSPESAKFGFSPQDLTSACAEIKELENVKIKGLMTIAPVVENSQQARPFFSELKRLRDKLNPDWLLSMGMSDDFEVAIEEGANIIRLGRAISQDNV
- a CDS encoding pyrroline-5-carboxylate reductase — encoded protein: MFNFLRKKIGIIGFGNMGSAIAEGIKNKYAVCVFDKDKNKINALKNITVVNNPVELVKQCEVIILGVKPQDFDGLFNEIKFFVENKLIISIAAGITTGYIEKVLGKVAVVRVMPNLAVKVRKSTTAICKGWLATDKDMQFVFKLFKYLGIVFIFPEDMMDAVTAIAGSGPGFWCDLVQGKPKEEWKNFSLEHFIQEFSLAAEEVGFNKEDAKKIVTSTTMGTLATVEALGITPAELRDKITSKSGTTQAGLEALHNSGSLVEAAKAAVLRSKELSKKE
- the mtnP gene encoding S-methyl-5'-thioadenosine phosphorylase; translated protein: MSRIGIIGGSGLYSLEGLTHKKDVVLDTPFGKPSEKLSIGELYGKEIVFLPRHGIGHRISPSEINYRANIFAMKKLGVDRVISVTACGSLNEDMHPLDFVVVDQYVDRTNQARKATFFDKGIVAHISFSHPVCLQLSGILFDAGYTASKDLRIKMHKGGTYINMEGPQFSTLAESNLYRSWGMDVIGMTNMPEAKLCREAEICYATLACITDFDCWHPDFEKITVEMVINNLHKNINNAKKILHGLIKNLPDKRDCGCAHALKNAIITDRKLISAKVKKDLEIIIGKYIK